gctataattgaaaaatattttgcacaggGAATGATGAAAACTAATTTACACAAGaaacatttcattacattttaggCAATCATAAATCATGGTGAACCAAAAGTGGTTAGTAAATGCAAGGTTATAGAAGTAAATAATGTGTTAATATCATAACATAAAGCGAGTTGAATGTTAATAGCATTTGACAAAtaacaatgaacattttatttaatcaaagttttaGCATTAAATATGAGTATGAGAagtgaaattagaattttgtttgaatatctcagttttatttttcaaaaagcacaGCTCTCAAAAATGCAGCATAATAGATAACTAAACTAATCTGTTTGCTTCAAACttaacataaaattagaaaaaaaaatcaagcacaaATGAAAAAAAGGCTCATGACTTACGCATTTCATGGAAGGTGCATCTTATTCTTGATACATCTTTCTGCACATAACGTCTGCAGCAATATCAAGATgagttttcatgaaaaatttccattcttgtgagcaaaaaaattctttcttcagtCCCAGTATATAATCTTGTGCAGCACTTTTCAGATCATCATCATCGTGTAGATCAGCAAGAATCAAAGCATCACACGCATTTGATGCACTCAAGTTCTCTTTCAAGAAGAAAGAACACCTGCGTTTTAGGGACAGAACCCGATACTTGTCAGCAATCTTGTACAAACTGGATGCGCTTTCAAACTTGAGATCTTCCAATGAATCAGTGTACATGTACAGCAGCATTCGGTGTATGGTATCGTCCTCGAAATCGGTGATGTCGACATGTCCACTGTTCCTCTCCTTCATGTCGTTGCTGAACATGGTCCTGAACACTGGGGACCTGGCGCATAAAATGCCTTTCTGAACATGGAATGTTTTCGTGGAAGTGTGAACTTCTATGTCGCTGAAGATGGTATCGTTATAAATGGATTTCAAGTCTTCTgccagttctgacaaattttgagatTCCTTTTTTTTGGTATTACATTCATCTATACTTTCAACAGTTTTATTCGTTGATTCTGGGCTTTCCATTAAAAAGTCGCAAAATTCTTCTATAGCAGTTCCAGTTGAATAGACACACTCACACTCAAGAGTGAGCACATCATTCGGCAAATAGTGGCTTTGGTTTTCCATCAACTCTTTAGTAGAAAGCAACATGCACGATACCCCCTTTCTTAAATCTTCTTGGAAATATTCATGGGTTCCGCAATTTTTCTTTCTCCCTGCCGAATCCACCACAGATgttttaaacgaaaaatattttaaaaaaaacctatgattaaattttaagcctaattttttttcaaaatctag
The Argiope bruennichi chromosome 6, qqArgBrue1.1, whole genome shotgun sequence DNA segment above includes these coding regions:
- the LOC129971071 gene encoding TD and POZ domain-containing protein 1-like — protein: MATEINDETIGCTFQWKIENISHCWLKKNEFIESPVFTADALKGTKWKLYFYPMGCNNENKLDFYLQRVLDNNEQNFVHVNYMLAFMDKSGSILQEIKGLPNKSFEIGSMWGFLESQTPDFIFGSGKEAYLPEDALTVQCTLSEKEKKPDKVKHVYARTVYNVNRRSFLWRIGKFSDLRSGQKYKFNADSLLIDLDFFITEGLDFEKKLGLKFNHRFFLKYFSFKTSVVDSAGRKKNCGTHEYFQEDLRKGVSCMLLSTKELMENQSHYLPNDVLTLECECVYSTGTAIEEFCDFLMESPESTNKTVESIDECNTKKKESQNLSELAEDLKSIYNDTIFSDIEVHTSTKTFHVQKGILCARSPVFRTMFSNDMKERNSGHVDITDFEDDTIHRMLLYMYTDSLEDLKFESASSLYKIADKYRVLSLKRRCSFFLKENLSASNACDALILADLHDDDDLKSAAQDYILGLKKEFFCSQEWKFFMKTHLDIAADVMCRKMYQE